Within the Thermosynechococcus sichuanensis E542 genome, the region CCACTCATAGGGGGAGTTGCCAATAATCACAATGTCGCCCGCAGCCCGTTGTGCCAAGGCAGGCAGGGGGGCGATCGCTCCAAGGAGCACAATACTAGTTAGCCAAAGGGGAAATGGCGATCGAGTGATCTTTAGCATGGCCCACGCTCCTGTCAATGCAGCCTACCTTCTATCCTAGTGCAACTTCATGTGGGGATTGTGCTCAGCCAACCGCCCTGAATATCGCCACAGGGGCAGCTATCGCAACAGCGGCATATTGACAATTTGTGGATCAATGCCGGCACTCTTGAGGACATCCTGCCACTGCTGTTTGATTGCAGCGTCATTGGGATTGCTTTGCTGCAATTCCACAAGGGTTGCCAAGGTATCGTTCCAGAGCTGACTGGTGGCCAAAAGGGGCAAGCGATCGGCCGCGGGCATGGTGGTAATCACTTGGGCAAGGTTGCTGTCTAGCTCAGCCCGTTCAATCCAGCCCGTCACAAAGGGATTGGCATCGGGTTCATTGGGCTTACAGGTCAGGGAGAAGATCCACTGGTATTTTTGCCCCGGCTGTAGCTTCGCTTGACTGGCATCTACCGTCACAGGTAAAATGCCGGCCTTACCATTCAGGGGCACTTGTTGGGTCAGTAGCAGATCCCCGGCTTCTGAGAGCAGCATCAGTTCCGCTGATTTGGCCGTACTTTGGGGGACAAAGAAAAAGAGACTGGGATTGGCGGCAGCCGTCATACCCAAGTTATTATCGGGCACAAGGGCGACAATTTTTGTCAGGGAGCCTTGGGTGCATTCACCAAAGCGGGTGGCACCTGCAACCCGTTGACCCGGCATGCCGCGATTGGTGGGCACAAAGGTGAGACGGTTACTGGATTGGGCGGCGTAGCGATCGCGAGCAATATAGGCCTCCACATTACTAATGGCCGTGAGGGCATAGCGGTTACCGGGGCGCAAACTGAGGGCACGGCGGAAATTCACCAAAGCCGATTGATAGTCTCGCTTGGCAGTCAGTTGATACCCCCGCTGCATGTAGCGATCAAACTCACTGGTTTGGCTAGAGGGATTTTGGGCAACAGCAGGTAACGATGGCAAAATGACTGGCAGGGCACCCATCCCCATTGCCAAGGTACCGAGGACTAGCCACGAAAGGCCAAAACGGTGGGCAGACATAGCACTTACCTACTGAACACGCTAACTATCTTTAAGGTACTATCGAAAAGAATGCCCGATTGTGATCAGGCTTGCACATCCCCTGTGATTTCTGTAAAAGAGCAGCAAACGAAGGATCATTTTTCCCTTGCCCAGATCACGCTTCCTTTGGTGGAGCTGTTCTCAGCGATTCAAGGGGAGGGCGCCAATGTGGGGTGTCGGCAAATTTTTATTCGTTTGGCAGGCTGTGATCTCCGCTGCACCTATTGTGACAGTGCTCATACGTGGCTTGTTCCCGCCCATGCCCTGATTGAAGAACAAGCGGGCGATCGCCACTTTCAAACCGTTGCCAACCCCGTGACTGCTGCCCATATTCTCAAAGCTGTCCAGCAGCTCAATACACCGCCCATCCATGACAGTATTAGCCTCACTGGGGGTGAACCGCTGCTCCATGCTGCCACACTGGCACTATTTTTGCCCCTGCTAAAAGCCCATAGCTCCCTGCCCCTCTACCTTGAAACTGGCGGCCATCATCCAGAAGCACTGGAGCAGATTCTTCCCTATCTTGATAGCGTGGGTATGGACATTAAGCTCCCCAGTGTCAGTGGTGAGTGCCATTGGTCAGCCCATGAAGCCTTTTTGCGCCTGTGCGATCGCGCCCCTGTCGAGGTCTTTTGCAAAGTGATTATTTCCCAAACCACTGACCCTACCGATCTCCATCGTCTCAGTGACCTTGTGGCCAGCGTGAATCCCGATATCCCCGTTTTCCTCCAACCTGTGACACCCGTCGGTACCGGTCGCTGTACCCCCCCACCCACCCCCGCACAAGTTCTCGCATGGCAAGGGCAACTCAAGGCACGGCTGACCCATGTGCGCGTCATTCCCCAAACCCACAAATTTCTTGGCCAGCGCTAGGCTTATTTCTTAATCAAGATATAGGCACGGACATGATCCGGTAGGCGACGGGCAGCGGCTTGATAGCTGGCACGGTCAGGAAAAATGCCCGCTAGAAAGTCCAACTGATAGAGATTGGGCATAAAGGCTCCCCCCGTATCGGCAATCACACCGAGGCGCAGTTTAGGTTGCCTGCCCCGCGTATCCTCAATCACCACGACGCGCCCCAGACCGATATTCCAGACATCCCCCGCAAAGGTCACCTCAGGTTGAGTATTGATTTTATTTTCAATGGTGCTGCCATAGCCCTTAAGGAAAGGAACTTGACGAAAATACCAGTAGCGTCGCTGCTCGTAGGGATCAACCCCCTTGACGAAGGGAATATCATTATTGCGATCCACATTGAAAAAGGCTGCAGTGCCATCGGTAAATTGCACGAGAATTGTCCCCTGCATCAGGGCATCCTCAAGCCCTCTCCTCGTCAAGTAGGCCAGAGGCTTTACCCGTCCATAGAGGGAGCCGCCCGGTTCAAAAATCCCTTCCAGTACCTGTTGCTTTGTCAGTTGCTTATAAAATAAGTCCTCAGGTTGATCGGGAACACGGGGTGGCAGTGCATAAAGTGCCGTATTGTAGGTCTCCGTGCGGGTGCGTGATCCGCGATGGGTAAATACCGCGTAGTTGGTGAGGCGCAATTCCTCAGTTTGGTTTGGATTGCGGGAATTGTGGGGCAGCCATTGAAGGACGCGAAAGTGCTGATTAATAAACGTGGGATCTTGTAAACGAATCGGGCGCTTGCGGCTAATATCCTCTGTGAGTGTTGCAATCATGAAATCTAGGGTGTCGAGGACTTGGGGCAGCGTGACCCCCTTAATCGCCAGAATGCCCTCCCGCTGAGTAATGGGGTCTGTGTCACTAAAGTCTTGAAAATACTGGCGGGTGCTACGCAACACTTGTAGCAACTTCATGGGGGCGGTGCTAATGCGATGGGAGGGCAGGGGGCGATCGCGAAACAGGTTCCGCCCATCCACTTGAAACTGGGGCTGGCCAAACTCATCCAGCGCGGTGTACAGGGGAGATGCAGCGACAGGGGACGGTGTAACCGTTGTAGCGACTTCTACGGATGGTGACGGCACCGTTGCCGCTTGACAGCCCACCGTCAAGAACATCATACTCAGACAACTTGCCGCACTCAGCCAGTAAAACCGCATAGGCACACATTGAAATAGGTACACATGGAATATACTTAGCCTGCACTCCCTGATCCTCGCATAGCAGGTGGGGGTTAAGGGGCGGCAATCTAGGGAAGTGGAGTTGCCAATCAATAAATCATCGTACCCCTATCCTGATCCAGTCGTTCTATGCTAGCTCAAACACCTATCATTCGCACCCACAAGTCGCAATCAAAGCCTTCAGGAGGAGAGATTAGGTGTCGTCATCTCAACCGCATTCGAGGAATTGACCAGTGGATCACTTGGGAATAGGGGAGTGGCTCTGTGAGCAGGTAGCCTTGAATGGCTTTACAGCCAAGGTGTTGGAGAAGTTGCCCTTGCCCCCAAGTTTCTACACCCTCGGCCACGATGGGGATTTCGAGGCTCTTGGCCAGATCAATGATGGCTTTGACGATCGCTTGATCTTGGCGATCGCCTTCAATGTCAGTGATAAATGAGCGATCAATTTTTAGCCCAGTAATCGGGAATTGTTTCAGATAGTTCAATGAGGCGTAACCCGTGCCAAAATCATCTAGCGTAATGCCCACCCCAAGGGCACGCAACTCTTGAAGAATTAACTGCGTCCGTTGAACGTGATGGATGGCCGTGGTTTCTGTAATTTCCAAGGTGAGTAATTCGGGAGCAAGGTGAGCGTCCCGCAGGCACTGGCTGACTTCTTCGACAAGATTCATGTGCAAAAACTGCCGTGCCGACAGGTTGACCGCTACTCCTACGCCAGCTAATCCCTGTTGTTGCCATGCATGGCAGTCGCGACAGGCCTGTTGGAGAACCCAGCGGCCAATGGCAAGGATCAGACCATTTTCTTCAGCAATATCAATAAAGTGTTTGGGATAGAGCAAGCCTTGGCGAGGATGGTGCCAGCGCAGTAATGCTTCAATGGCGTGAATTTTGCCTTTTGTGAGATCTAGCTGGGGCTGATAGTAAATCGAGAGTTCGCCGTGTTCAAGGGCCGTATGCAGATCATTTTCAAGGCGCAGGAGTTCCGGAGCAAGGGCATTGAGACTATTGGTGTAGAACTGGTACGTGTTGCGGCCTGTTTCCTTGGCACGATAAAGGGCAGTGTCAGCATTGCGCAGCAGCACATCGGCAGATTCACCGTGATCAGGATAGACGGCAATGCCAATACTGGTCGTAATGTGAAGATAGTGACCATTGAGAATGAACTCGGGCTTGAGGGCGTAGAGAATGCGTTCAGCCACAATGGCCAAATCATCGGGGTGGTGTACCATGGGCAAGAGCACAGTGAATTCGTCACCACCCCAACGGGCTACGGTATCGGTTTCCCGCAGACACTGGACGAGGCGTTCTGCTACCTGCTGCAATAGTTGATCTCCCACAGCATGGCCAAGGGTGTCGTTAATGATTTTGAAGCGATCCAGATCTAAAAACATCACCCCTACCCGCTGTTGTTGTCGGCAGGCTTCAGCCAGAGCCATGGCTAGGCGATCGTCAAAAAGGACACGGTTGGGCAGCCCAGTCAGCAGGTCATGGAAGGCTTGGTAATGGATCGTATTTTCTGAGAGTTTGCGATCGGTAATGTCCACAACGGTGCCTTCAAAGTAGGCGAGCTGTCCCTTGGCGTCATAGACTGCGCGGGCATTTTCGGAAATCCAAATGATTTGGCCATCCTTGCGATAGACCTGCGATTCAAAGTTAGTAACGGTACCATTAGTGGTCAAGGCTTGGATAAACTCTTCGCGGCGATGGGGATTGACATAGAGCTGGGTGGCGATGTCAGTGATGTGGGCTTGTAGATCCGCCGGGGAGTCATAGCCATAGATACGGGCAAGGGCAGGGTTGACCTTGAGGTAATAGCCATGGGGACTGGATTGAAAGATGCCCTCTGTGGCGTTTTCAAAAATACTGCGGTACTGGCTCTCGGCAAGGCACAGCGATCGCTCGATCTCTTGGCGCTCAAGCACATTAGTGAACACCTGCCCCATCACCTGTAGCAGGGGTAGAAAGTTCTCTAGGTGGGGTTGGGGCTGCCGCACAAAGTCTAGCCCAAGAAAGCCAATCAGTTGTGAGCCGCGCTTCAGGGCAACTGACAGTAGAGACTGAATTTTTTGTGCCTCTAGACCTTGGCGATCGGGGGCATCGGTCGGTAACGCTTGAATGGCCGGCCACAGTACCCAGCCTTGGGTGTCGAGCGCTTCAAAAAAGAGGGGAAATTCCCTTTTGGGTACCCCCTGCAAATTTTCCTGTTGTGGCTCGATCTCCGGTTGGCACCATTCATAGGTGTTGGAAAACGTGGCACCCTCGCTATCATCAGGCTCAAAGAGATAAACGCGGTCGGCCTCCGTCATTTCTCCCAACAGACCCAGCACCTTGTGGATAGCTTGGGGAATCTCCGTCAGGGGCAGGTTAATAAACTCACTGGCGACAGTACTAATTAGGCGTTCATAGCGCAGTTGCTGATCCAATTGGGCTTGGCGGGCTTGCTGTGCTCGTTCAGCGCGAATCCGCTCTAGTTCAGCAGTCACTCGCACGGCAAAGATTTTGAGCAGACTTTCAATGGCGGCAATGCGTTCAAGGGGCTGGGTATGCATGAGGGCGATAATGCCAAGGGTTTCCCCTTTTGCATTGCGCAGGGGCACGCCAATATAGGATTCAATCTGCAAATCTCTGAGCATCTCATCCTTGGGAAACAAACGTGCCACACCGTGGTTGTAAAAACAGGTATCGGCTGTTAGAACTGATGAGCAGGGGGTATCGGCAAGGGCATAGCTCAAGGGAGGTTGCAGTTCACCCCGATAACTCAGGGCAAGTGTGGTCACCCAATCCTGCTGGCGGCCACTGAGTTCACCAATAAAGACATAATCAATGCCTAATCGCTGACTCAGATAAAGGACTAAATCGCGGCAAAAGTCATTGCCCAAGCTTTCATTGAGGCGAATAATCGGCTGATCAAGGGCGTCGTGCAACTCCTTCCACGCAGTAATGTCAGTAATTACCCCATCAATGGCGATCACTTGGCCTTGGCTATTCAGAACGGGAATGCCCTGTTCCCGTACCCAGCGAGGGTGACCGTCGCGGTGCAGAATGCGGTATTCAATGTCGTAGGGGCTGGCATGGGCGATCGCCTGCTGTAGGGTCTCTGTGACAAGGGGCAAGTCTTGAGGATAGATGATTTGATTCCAGCCTTGGTCACCACGGCTATGAAACTCCCTAGGCGTATAGCCCGTCACGCCGTAACAGCCCTGACTCAAGTATGTCAACCGCCACGGTGGTGTACTCTCACAGGAAAAGATAAACCCCAACAGTTGATCCACCAACTGGGTCAAGCGCTGGGGATTTGCAGCGAGGGGGCTATGGCTTGGTTCATGCTGGAGAAAGGTAACAATGAACCCCGCTGTTGATGTTGGCTCCCTGAGGGGAACCATGGTGAAGCAGAGTCCTCGGTGGCAACCTTGTAGGGGTATTTGCTGGTGCCAACACTGATCAAAGAATGTGAGCAGCGCTCCATCCTGAAGGAGTGAAACCACGGCGAGGTGATTCCCCAAAAGCTGCTGGCCAATGCTATTGGCGCTAATGACTTGATATTGGGGTGGGCGGGTGGGAGAAACGCCAATCAGTAGTAGCCCTTGGGCACAATAACTAAAAAGAATTTCCAACAGGCGATCGCCCATGGAAAAGGAAGAAGCGGCCAGTGTCTGGTCTTGCAGAGGAGAGGGCTGAACCACGGCCAATGTTTCTAAATTTTATTTCTTAACCCATCTACTCTAAACGATTCTGGCTAAGATGAACTGCTAAATGAAAAACACTTTAGACCACACCAAGAGGATGCCGCCTGTGGCTGTGAGAGTGATCAGGTAGAGGGAACGACTGAGCCGCAGCGCCGCAATAATCGTACCTTGATCAATAGGTTGTAGTGCTTCTCCCAAAAAGGGTTTCACTTTTACCGTGCCGCGATAGGTATTCGTGCCCCCCAGACGTACTCCGAGAGCGGCTGCATAGGCACACTCACTCCAACCGGAATTGGGACTGGGATCCTTGGGGGCATCCCGCCAACACCACTGCCACACTCGCTGCCACTGCCCGGAGCAAAGGGCAACCAGAAAGACGAGCAACCGACAGGGCAACCACGTAAGCACGTCATCGGTCTTGGCAGCAAACCATCCCCAGTGGGTGTAGGGTGGCTCACGGTAACCAATCATTGAGTCCAAGGTGCTGGCCGCTTTGTAGGCCATGACGAGGGGCAAGGGGGTGAGTTGCGGAACAACAAGGGTAGCGATCGCCCCATAAAAAAGTGGTGCCATCATGCCATCGGTGGTATTTTCACTCACGGTTTCTAGAACCGCCCGTAGAATCTGCGGCGCCTCTAGCTGGGCAGTCTCGCGACCCACATATTTCGCTAAGGACTGGCGTGCCGCCTCCAGATTGCCAGCCACCAAGGGTTCGAGTACCTCTATTGCTGCATCCCGCAGACTACGACCGGCAAAGCCGCTGGCAGTACCCACCACTGCAATTCCCCAACCCAAAAGAGGTGAAATTGCCATCCCCAGTGCCACCACCCCCCAACTGATGAGGGCAGACCCCGTAATTAAACTGAGCGTCAGCACTGCCCCTCCCAACCGTTGTGCCCAGATCGGCCAGCCTTGGCCATGGTTGAACCTGTTGCTGACAAATTGGATATATCCTCCCATCCAGCGCACTGGATGCGGCCAGCCCCACGGATCCCCAAGGCCAAAGTCAAGGAGGGCAGCAGCGAGAAGAATCGTATAGGCAATGAGTTGGCAAGACACAGCAGCGATCTAGGGGGGCGATCGCTCATTTTAGACCCTCAGCGCCACCCAGCCCGCTCCATAATCCGCAGGGCCTCGGCATTATTGCGGCCAAAAACGGCGGCATTGACATTTTGCCCCCGGAAGTTGCCAAACCGCTGCACAATCGGGTGCAAGGGTACGCCGGAGCGCACCGGATACTCAAAGTTGGCCATCGCAAACATTTCCTGTGCCTTGGGACTCACCAGATACTCCAAGAAGCGAATCGCCGCCTGACGATTGGGGGCACCGGCCACCACACCACCCCCACAGATATTCACGTGGGCGCCGCGATCGCGCTGGTTGGGGAAAAACAAGCCCACCTTCTCAGCAACTGCACGATCTTCTGCTTTATCTGAGGCAATTAACCGAGCTAGATAGTAGTGATTTGCAATTGCAATGCTGCCAACACCCGCTGCACAGGCACGAATTTGGGCGGTATCATTTCCCTCTGGGGGACGGGCAAAGTTTTGGGCTAGTCCTCTCGCCCATTGTTCCGTTTTTTGGGCACCATGAATGGCCAGCAGTGACCCTGTTAGGGATTGATTATAAACATTGCTGGAACTGCGACTGAGAATCTGCCGCCGCCACTTGGGATTAGCCAAATCCTCGTAGGTGGAGAGTTGGTTGGGATTCACTTTGGATTTATCGTAAATCAGGACACGCACTCGCCGTGAGAGGCCAAACCAGTGTCCTTGGGGTTCCCGCAGGTTCGCTGGCACAACGCTATTGAGTACCCTTGACTGAATCGGCTGCAAAATACCGGCTTGCTGTGCTCGCCACAAGCGACCGGCATCCACCGTAATGAGTACATCGGCGGGTGAGCGAGTACCTTCACTGCGAATCCGCTCAATCAGGGCATCGGCTTCAGCTTCAATAATGTTGACGCGAATCCCCGTCTGCTGCGTAAAACCGTTGTAGAGGGCTTTGTCAGTGTCGTAGTGCCGTGCCGAATAGACATTGATCACCCCTCCGGCTTGCCGCTGTTGGGCATTACTGGATTCTGTCCTTTGATTCCAGAGATGGTGAGCAACATAAGCAGTTGCGCCGGCACCCATGCCCAGCAATACACGGCGACCTACTTTCTCCATAGTTGAGAATTTCTCCTAAATTCAAGCTGAGAGATATTCTAAAACTACAGGGGTGTTTTTGCAATTCCTTTGCAATAAGTTTAGGCCTTGCCGTACCACCACTGGCGATCGCTAGGGGTTAGCTCCACCCAATAGAGCGTAATCACAATCATGGCGCCCGTTTCAATGTGGCGTACCCAATAGCTGGGATGCCGTTTGGTGGCACTATCAAGGACAAGCCGTCGGCCAATGCGTCGCCAACTGGGTTCTTTGCTGCGCCAAGCAATGCGACAACAGGGCCAAGGCAACTGTTCGCGGTCAAAAAGGCGACAACAGGCACCCACCACCTCATAGCTAAAGGAACGGCCGGGACTGGAGAACTGAATCCCACTCGCCAAGACAGGTGGCAGTTCTATTGCTGAGGATGAATCCATCAAGGGGATGCGCTAGCGTGCAGGCCAGCTTTTCAGTGTATCAGGAATCCCCCCTAGGGTTCCTGGGCGGCAATCAAAAGGGCACAGCAGCTAAAGCCGATGACCAGTGGAAACAAAGACTGCAGCCAGCCACTCAAGCCTGTGGTGATTAGGGCGATCGCCAGTGCCAACATCTGTAGGCGTCGTTGTTGCGGCGAGAGGGCAACTGGCAGTTCAATGCATTGCAGCCCCTCAGTGGGCAAAGGCAGGGGCATCACTCCCCCCGGCGGAAATGCCCAATACTGGTACTGCTCAATAAAGAGATCTGTCCAGCCGTGTTCTTCGCACCAAGCCACTGCGGACCGATAGGAGTATTTGAGTAATTGCAACGAAGGATAACGATCCATAGGGGCACTGGTCAAGGCAAGACAATCAACCTCTCTACTGAGAACATAACAGAACTGGGAAATCTGTTTGCAACGCTTGTAGTAACTCTTAATGCTTTGGCTTCAGAGAAAATTAAGATTCCCGTCAAGAGGTCGGCAGATATACTGAAAGATAGATAGAGTGGTGTCAAAAAGCACTACGGTTCTTACCCAACTGTTCGTTGCAGACCATTGATGTAAAGAAGTGTTTATTTATATTTTTCGGTGAGGAGTATTCTTAAGCCACCAGTCAATGGTTTTCAAAAATCACTAAATTTCCCACAAACCCTTATAAAGTCTGGCTTTGCAATGAGTTAAATCCAATCATGAAATTCCTTAAAAACCATCTAGGAGGCGGTCATGTTGCTGGAGGCACCAACGGTACCCGTTTCACCCATTGCCTTGCTCCATAGCCTGTTAGAACTGCGGCAGGAAATTACCAAAGAGGGGGAAGCCCGTTTTCAACAGTGGCAATCAAAAATTAAGCGATCCGAATTTATACCTAGTGCCCGCAATCTTGCTTACTATTTGGCCTTGCGCTGGCGGGATCTCCGGGTAATTCAAATGGCCTTGATGCCTTGGGGGTTATCCTCCTTGGGACGGATCGAGTCGCGGGTGCTCCCCAATTTGGATGCGGTGATCAACACTCTCGGCGCTCTGTGCCAGACCCATGAGTCACTGCCCCCCCGCCCCCCCTTAGAGGCTTTTTTTGCGGGCGATCGCCAACTGCGCCGCCAGACAGAAGAACTCTTTGGTCCAATTCGTGGCAAACGCCATGTGCGCATCATGGTGACCTTACCAACTGAAGCGGCTACCAACCCCCAGTGGAGTATTACGCTCCTGCGCAAGGGGATGAACTGTGCCCGCATCAACTGTGCCCACGATGACCCCGCCACTTGGGAGGCGATGATTGAGCACCTACAAGCGGCAAGCCACATGACAGGCCAACCCTGCAAAATTCTCATGGACTTGGGAGGACCAAAACCCCGCATTGCCGAAATCTTTCCAGACATGGTGCGTCTTCACCGCGGCGATCGCCTACGGCTGACAACGGAAATTTGCCCTGATGGCGTAGAGATACCGCAATTCACCTGCTCCTTGCCAGAAATTTTGCCCCAATTAGAGGTGGGGCAGCGGGTTTGGATTGACGATGGTCACATTGGCGGTCGCATTGTCAGTAAAGATACCCAAGGGGTGGAACTCACCATTACCCACTGCAAGGAAGGGCAGCGGCTGAAACTGGCCAAGGGCTTGAACTTCCCCGACAGTGATTTGCGCCTGTGTCCGCTGACCGAGAGCGATCGCCAGCATCTGGCCTTTGCTTGCCGCCATGCCGATATTATTGGCTACTCCTACGTTCAGTCCGCCGAGGATATTGCCCTGCTGCAACGGGAACTGGAGCATTGTTGTGGCGATCGCGCTGACCAGATGGGCATCATTGCCAAAATTGAGACCCCAAAAGCGATTCGGGCACTACCAGAAATGGTCGTCCAAGCGGCGGGTCGGCAGCCCTTTGGCGTCATGATTGCCCGGGGAGACCTCGCCGTTGAAATTGGCTACCAACGTCTAGCGGAAATGCAGGAGGAAATTCTCTGGCTCTGTGAAGCTGCCCATGTACCCGTGGTTTGGGCCACCCAAGTCCTTGAAAACTTGGTGAAAAAAGGTGTGCCCTCCCGGGCAGAAATCACCGATGCTGCAATGGCGGAGCGAGCGGAGTGTGTCATGCTCAACAAAGGCCCCTACGTGGGGTTAGCAGTGGATATCCTCGATGATGTTCTTGCCCGCATGGAAGCGCACCAGCAAAAGAAAACACCGCAGCTACGGGCACTGCATTCGTGGCAGCCCTACGAAACGCCAGCGATCGTGCGCCAATAAACCCCTAGTTAGCCTTCAGAGAGGATGCTGGGGCGAATTTTATCCCCATCCCGCAGGGGGCGACCCGAACGGACGACATAGCGATCGCCGGCATTTAAGCCACTGAGGATTTCCACTTTCCCCTCTCGCCGTTGACCAAGGGTGACTTGCCGCTCCTGCACGCGATCGCCCACGACCACAAAAACGCTGCCTTGCCGTGAGGAGAGTTGCCCTTCCTCGAAGCCCTTGAGGGCGGATTGGGGAATCATCAGGCGCGGCGCATTCGCTCCTTGGAAAACAACCCGTGCCAGTAAACCACTGCCTAAGCGTTCATCGCCATTGTCAATCACCACTTCTACAGGAATCAGACGGGCATCGGCGGCAGCAGGTGAAATTCGTGTAATTCTTCCTTCGTAGGTGCGGTTGGGTACAGCATCAAACGTCACCGTCGCTCTTTGGCCGGGAGCTAATCTTGCCAATTCCCGTTCCGAGACTTCCACGACAACTTTGAGTTGACGAATATCGCCAAGGCGGAGAACGTCGCCCCCCGGTTGCAGCAGGTTGCCCACTTCTGTGAGTCGCTCTAGCACCACGCCATTGAGGGGCGATCGCAGGAGGGCTTGATTCAAGCGTGCCCGTGCCTGTTGGACAAAGGCGGTTTGGGCTTGTACCCGACCTTGGGCAACGGCCACCGCCTGTTGAGCCGTCACCACCTCTGCTTCACGAGACCGCAGTACCTGCCGTGCTGTTTGCGCTGTCGTTCGTGCCTGTTCCGCTGCTTGGGCTGAGACGGCACCATCCCGCAGCAGGGTTTCAAGGCGGCGGGCATCACTTTCCGCCTGTTGGAGGGTCAGACGGGCTTCCTCAACGGCTGTACGGGCGCGATTGACGGCCGCTTGGGCTTGGATGACTTCATTGCGGCGGGCAGCCAGTTCTGCTTCTGCTTCAAAGACAGCGTTTTTCAGGACAACGGGATCCACCTCCGCCAGCAGTTGCCCCGCTTGCACGCGATCGCCCACATCCACGCCAAGGCGAATCACTTGACCTTCCACCTGCGATCGCACCATCACTTCACGGTAGGGGCGCGTGGTACCCGTTAGGGTTGTCCCAGTTTCCAGTGGTGCCAAGCGTGCCACAGCCACATCGGCGGCGACCCCTTCACGTTCTGGACGGGCAACTGCCGGTGATTCTAAGCGACTCATTGCCGACTGGCATCCCCCTAGGAGCAGGGCGATCGCGATCGCCCCCAGCCATTGTTGCTTCGCCATGATCTGTCCCATCATCTTCCCAACTGCTGCCGATAGCCTATCACACTGTCCCCAACTGCATCAGTAACACCTCCCAGACGAGGCGAGGCTGAACGTACTGCTGCAAATACTGGCGGGCACGCTCCAATTCCTGAAGCACCGCAACACACTGGGGGAATTGTCCCCCTTGCCAAAGTTGCTGCTGCATTAGACTGAGAAGCCAAAGCTGCCGTTCGACATCGAGGGATTGCGTGATGTCCCGTGCCAATTCCAAAGCAGTTTGCACAGGTAGGGGAGCCGTCAGTTGTTCACCAAGGTGGCGGAATGCCTCAGGAATTTCTT harbors:
- a CDS encoding DUF928 domain-containing protein; this encodes MSAHRFGLSWLVLGTLAMGMGALPVILPSLPAVAQNPSSQTSEFDRYMQRGYQLTAKRDYQSALVNFRRALSLRPGNRYALTAISNVEAYIARDRYAAQSSNRLTFVPTNRGMPGQRVAGATRFGECTQGSLTKIVALVPDNNLGMTAAANPSLFFFVPQSTAKSAELMLLSEAGDLLLTQQVPLNGKAGILPVTVDASQAKLQPGQKYQWIFSLTCKPNEPDANPFVTGWIERAELDSNLAQVITTMPAADRLPLLATSQLWNDTLATLVELQQSNPNDAAIKQQWQDVLKSAGIDPQIVNMPLLR
- a CDS encoding 7-carboxy-7-deazaguanine synthase QueE — its product is MGRHSTYLLNTLTIFKVLSKRMPDCDQACTSPVISVKEQQTKDHFSLAQITLPLVELFSAIQGEGANVGCRQIFIRLAGCDLRCTYCDSAHTWLVPAHALIEEQAGDRHFQTVANPVTAAHILKAVQQLNTPPIHDSISLTGGEPLLHAATLALFLPLLKAHSSLPLYLETGGHHPEALEQILPYLDSVGMDIKLPSVSGECHWSAHEAFLRLCDRAPVEVFCKVIISQTTDPTDLHRLSDLVASVNPDIPVFLQPVTPVGTGRCTPPPTPAQVLAWQGQLKARLTHVRVIPQTHKFLGQR
- a CDS encoding EAL domain-containing protein encodes the protein MVQPSPLQDQTLAASSFSMGDRLLEILFSYCAQGLLLIGVSPTRPPQYQVISANSIGQQLLGNHLAVVSLLQDGALLTFFDQCWHQQIPLQGCHRGLCFTMVPLREPTSTAGFIVTFLQHEPSHSPLAANPQRLTQLVDQLLGFIFSCESTPPWRLTYLSQGCYGVTGYTPREFHSRGDQGWNQIIYPQDLPLVTETLQQAIAHASPYDIEYRILHRDGHPRWVREQGIPVLNSQGQVIAIDGVITDITAWKELHDALDQPIIRLNESLGNDFCRDLVLYLSQRLGIDYVFIGELSGRQQDWVTTLALSYRGELQPPLSYALADTPCSSVLTADTCFYNHGVARLFPKDEMLRDLQIESYIGVPLRNAKGETLGIIALMHTQPLERIAAIESLLKIFAVRVTAELERIRAERAQQARQAQLDQQLRYERLISTVASEFINLPLTEIPQAIHKVLGLLGEMTEADRVYLFEPDDSEGATFSNTYEWCQPEIEPQQENLQGVPKREFPLFFEALDTQGWVLWPAIQALPTDAPDRQGLEAQKIQSLLSVALKRGSQLIGFLGLDFVRQPQPHLENFLPLLQVMGQVFTNVLERQEIERSLCLAESQYRSIFENATEGIFQSSPHGYYLKVNPALARIYGYDSPADLQAHITDIATQLYVNPHRREEFIQALTTNGTVTNFESQVYRKDGQIIWISENARAVYDAKGQLAYFEGTVVDITDRKLSENTIHYQAFHDLLTGLPNRVLFDDRLAMALAEACRQQQRVGVMFLDLDRFKIINDTLGHAVGDQLLQQVAERLVQCLRETDTVARWGGDEFTVLLPMVHHPDDLAIVAERILYALKPEFILNGHYLHITTSIGIAVYPDHGESADVLLRNADTALYRAKETGRNTYQFYTNSLNALAPELLRLENDLHTALEHGELSIYYQPQLDLTKGKIHAIEALLRWHHPRQGLLYPKHFIDIAEENGLILAIGRWVLQQACRDCHAWQQQGLAGVGVAVNLSARQFLHMNLVEEVSQCLRDAHLAPELLTLEITETTAIHHVQRTQLILQELRALGVGITLDDFGTGYASLNYLKQFPITGLKIDRSFITDIEGDRQDQAIVKAIIDLAKSLEIPIVAEGVETWGQGQLLQHLGCKAIQGYLLTEPLPYSQVIHWSIPRMRLR
- the cbiB gene encoding adenosylcobinamide-phosphate synthase CbiB, which produces MSCQLIAYTILLAAALLDFGLGDPWGWPHPVRWMGGYIQFVSNRFNHGQGWPIWAQRLGGAVLTLSLITGSALISWGVVALGMAISPLLGWGIAVVGTASGFAGRSLRDAAIEVLEPLVAGNLEAARQSLAKYVGRETAQLEAPQILRAVLETVSENTTDGMMAPLFYGAIATLVVPQLTPLPLVMAYKAASTLDSMIGYREPPYTHWGWFAAKTDDVLTWLPCRLLVFLVALCSGQWQRVWQWCWRDAPKDPSPNSGWSECAYAAALGVRLGGTNTYRGTVKVKPFLGEALQPIDQGTIIAALRLSRSLYLITLTATGGILLVWSKVFFI
- a CDS encoding Fe(3+) ABC transporter substrate-binding protein; this translates as MEKVGRRVLLGMGAGATAYVAHHLWNQRTESSNAQQRQAGGVINVYSARHYDTDKALYNGFTQQTGIRVNIIEAEADALIERIRSEGTRSPADVLITVDAGRLWRAQQAGILQPIQSRVLNSVVPANLREPQGHWFGLSRRVRVLIYDKSKVNPNQLSTYEDLANPKWRRQILSRSSSNVYNQSLTGSLLAIHGAQKTEQWARGLAQNFARPPEGNDTAQIRACAAGVGSIAIANHYYLARLIASDKAEDRAVAEKVGLFFPNQRDRGAHVNICGGGVVAGAPNRQAAIRFLEYLVSPKAQEMFAMANFEYPVRSGVPLHPIVQRFGNFRGQNVNAAVFGRNNAEALRIMERAGWR